A stretch of the Nosocomiicoccus ampullae genome encodes the following:
- a CDS encoding DUF2207 domain-containing protein, with protein MKKYIVFLLSVLLSLTISFKAQANEIDDINIHIDIKKDGSVEVTEERNQNMDDGTENYIVFNEEDMQGAKLTHFSVDGFKEVKEWDSDWKREEKAGKYSVLNTDDGFDLVWGIGEYGDKTYTVHYTLTNMVKNLKDGQSIYWDFNTFTELPTDEMTMTISSYEPFTKENVRFYGFGIVGNMHLKDGNIVWKSSEAMDDSNYATVLLQFDSKLFNTNANKDKTLEEERSMALHNSNYNEDYLDSNETLGPKMSLTGKIFSGLGILFGSIVALWTIAGLWIANRKKKARGHIKSGYTIKKDLKNSSTKIPPSKMSDYAGYAYLLNHLDYAYFEQFISAYLIKWHRDNRIEIEFEDDSKKLNKRNTSIIVKDYETVKEEYGKYFEEALKQIKNETYNGDYELLLWMMFLNAMDDHKVITKKNLEKWFKKNASDVSKVADYLDDYSKEYLEKNGYIKVEKDSAAFVPFEIIVPTTKGHDLIEHFVKYSNYLQNEDEDNWLERVKNDEIQTEELIYIYLLGVTDEIESRFKKYHLNKSEENYFYPNYFYLFNNTTNSINQGLSSGGFSSSQASSGLGGSTGMGGGAGAGGGGGGGAR; from the coding sequence ATGAAGAAGTATATCGTATTTTTATTAAGTGTTTTACTGAGTTTAACTATAAGTTTTAAAGCACAAGCGAATGAAATTGATGATATTAATATTCATATTGATATTAAAAAAGACGGTTCAGTCGAAGTGACTGAAGAACGAAATCAAAATATGGATGATGGTACAGAAAATTATATCGTGTTTAATGAAGAAGATATGCAAGGCGCTAAATTAACCCATTTTTCTGTTGACGGGTTTAAAGAAGTAAAAGAATGGGATTCTGACTGGAAGCGTGAGGAAAAAGCGGGTAAATATAGTGTTTTAAATACTGATGATGGTTTTGATTTAGTATGGGGAATTGGAGAGTACGGAGATAAGACTTATACCGTTCACTATACATTAACTAATATGGTAAAAAATTTAAAAGATGGACAGTCTATCTACTGGGATTTTAATACATTTACAGAACTACCGACTGATGAAATGACGATGACTATTTCATCATACGAACCATTCACTAAAGAAAATGTTCGCTTTTACGGATTTGGTATTGTTGGAAATATGCATTTAAAAGATGGAAACATTGTTTGGAAATCTAGTGAAGCTATGGATGACAGCAACTATGCAACAGTTCTTTTACAATTTGATTCGAAATTATTTAATACAAATGCTAATAAAGATAAAACGTTAGAAGAAGAAAGAAGTATGGCATTACATAATTCAAACTATAATGAGGATTATTTAGATAGTAATGAAACACTTGGGCCGAAGATGAGTCTTACAGGTAAAATTTTCTCAGGATTAGGGATTCTATTTGGAAGTATTGTTGCGCTATGGACGATTGCTGGATTATGGATCGCAAATCGTAAGAAAAAGGCACGTGGCCATATTAAATCAGGCTATACAATTAAAAAGGACTTAAAAAATTCATCAACAAAAATACCACCGTCAAAAATGAGCGATTATGCAGGATACGCATACTTACTTAATCATTTAGACTATGCGTATTTTGAGCAGTTTATATCTGCATATTTAATAAAATGGCATCGAGATAATCGTATTGAAATTGAGTTTGAAGATGACTCTAAAAAATTAAATAAAAGAAACACTTCAATTATTGTAAAAGATTATGAGACTGTGAAAGAGGAGTACGGTAAATATTTCGAGGAAGCATTAAAGCAAATTAAAAACGAAACATATAATGGAGATTATGAGTTATTATTATGGATGATGTTTTTAAATGCGATGGACGATCATAAAGTAATCACCAAAAAGAATCTAGAAAAGTGGTTTAAAAAGAATGCATCAGATGTTTCTAAAGTTGCGGATTATCTTGATGATTACTCAAAAGAATATTTAGAGAAAAATGGATATATTAAGGTTGAGAAAGATTCAGCTGCATTTGTACCTTTTGAAATTATAGTACCAACTACTAAAGGACATGATTTAATTGAACACTTCGTTAAGTATAGTAATTACTTACAAAATGAAGATGAAGATAATTGGTTAGAACGTGTTAAAAATGATGAAATTCAAACAGAAGAACTCATTTATATTTATTTACTTGGTGTTACAGATGAAATCGAATCAAGATTTAAAAAATATCATTTAAATAAATCTGAAGAGAATTATTTTTACCCAAATTACTTCTATCTCTTTAATAATACGACAAACTCTATTAACCAAGGATTATCAAGCGGTGGATTTAGTAGTTCCCAAGCATCTAGTGGTTTAGGTGGTTCTACTGGAATGGGCGGTGGAGCTGGCGCCGGAGGCGGCGGAGGTGGTGGTGCACGTTAA
- a CDS encoding LCP family protein, protein MSEYSRVDRLNSQNDQNIKYEAPKKPKKKRKLFKKIFVLLIIAVLLFVGFMIFKLFSLSNDINQPLDREYSEYRDNKVSYLKGEPFSVAIFGVDSDSERGLSGGERSDAIMLLSINPKEKKTMLVSIPRDTRTEIVGHDTFEKINHAYAYGGPEMAVNTVENFMGAPVDHYVAMNMDSVKHLIDSVGGVKVKSNGTFTVKGIDFVEGETYKMDGDTALKFIRSRYEEGSGGDKGRQARQQLVLESLATKMLSPKGLLHINSVFDTLGDNVKTDLSSREISLMALRYYGAKKNVERVQLEGEDAVLNDGLWYFIPEPNHFYEVRSKYLENLEIQ, encoded by the coding sequence ATGTCTGAATATAGTAGGGTCGACCGACTAAATAGTCAAAATGACCAAAACATTAAATATGAAGCACCGAAAAAACCGAAGAAAAAGCGAAAATTATTTAAAAAAATATTCGTTTTATTAATTATCGCTGTACTTTTGTTTGTCGGATTTATGATTTTTAAATTATTTAGTTTAAGTAACGATATTAACCAACCACTGGACCGAGAGTATTCAGAGTACAGAGATAATAAGGTGAGTTATTTAAAAGGTGAACCATTCTCTGTAGCTATTTTTGGAGTAGACTCAGATAGTGAACGCGGATTATCTGGTGGTGAACGAAGTGATGCGATTATGTTACTGTCTATTAATCCAAAAGAGAAAAAAACGATGCTCGTAAGTATTCCACGTGATACGCGTACGGAGATTGTTGGCCACGATACGTTTGAAAAAATTAACCACGCCTATGCTTATGGTGGCCCGGAAATGGCAGTAAATACAGTTGAAAACTTTATGGGTGCACCAGTCGATCATTATGTTGCTATGAATATGGATAGTGTCAAGCATTTAATTGATAGTGTTGGTGGCGTTAAAGTCAAAAGTAACGGTACTTTTACAGTTAAAGGTATTGATTTTGTCGAAGGTGAAACGTATAAAATGGACGGAGATACCGCACTGAAGTTTATAAGAAGCCGTTATGAAGAAGGCTCTGGTGGTGACAAAGGACGTCAAGCACGTCAGCAACTCGTATTAGAGTCTCTCGCAACTAAAATGTTAAGTCCTAAAGGCTTACTTCACATCAATTCAGTGTTTGATACGTTAGGAGACAATGTGAAAACAGATTTATCTTCTAGAGAAATTAGCTTAATGGCACTTCGCTATTACGGTGCGAAGAAAAACGTCGAGCGCGTGCAATTAGAAGGTGAAGATGCTGTCTTAAATGACGGGCTATGGTACTTTATACCAGAACCGAATCATTTCTATGAAGTTCGGTCAAAATATTTAGAAAATCTAGAAATTCAATAA
- a CDS encoding threonine/serine exporter family protein has translation MLDVVEEVELPDNSLSLKYVREVFFVTLNAGKTLLENGAETYRVEDTMERIAKHYGVENVQVFVATTVIILSMNDYGLSQQIRILTRNNNLEKVVNINELSRQIINGMPIADAKEAVNRISETRMFPLWLVVLFGGIAASMFLMMFNGSVKDLPITIFAGALGVLVTEWIQRYTKIKFFTEILAAFLIALFAVLYVRFGYGVNVDTIIIASVMPLVPGVPITNALRELIRGHFLAGSMKGIEAGLTAIAIGAGVGTVFLII, from the coding sequence ATGTTAGATGTCGTTGAAGAAGTCGAATTACCAGATAATAGTTTGAGTTTAAAATATGTACGTGAAGTATTCTTTGTGACGCTAAATGCTGGAAAGACTTTACTTGAAAACGGTGCAGAAACGTACCGTGTAGAAGATACGATGGAGAGAATAGCAAAGCACTACGGTGTAGAGAATGTCCAAGTGTTTGTTGCAACGACTGTTATTATATTATCCATGAATGATTACGGATTATCTCAACAAATTCGTATACTCACACGAAATAATAACTTAGAAAAAGTAGTAAATATTAATGAGCTTTCACGTCAAATAATTAACGGAATGCCTATTGCTGATGCGAAAGAAGCGGTAAATAGAATTAGTGAAACGAGAATGTTTCCGTTATGGCTCGTCGTATTATTTGGTGGAATTGCCGCTTCAATGTTTTTAATGATGTTTAATGGTTCAGTCAAAGATTTACCGATTACTATATTTGCGGGTGCATTAGGTGTATTAGTTACAGAGTGGATCCAGCGTTACACAAAAATAAAATTTTTCACAGAGATTCTTGCTGCATTTCTGATCGCGTTATTTGCGGTGTTATATGTACGTTTTGGATACGGTGTAAACGTTGATACAATTATCATCGCGTCAGTAATGCCCCTCGTTCCAGGCGTGCCGATTACAAATGCTCTAAGAGAACTCATTCGTGGTCACTTTTTAGCAGGGAGTATGAAAGGTATTGAAGCAGGACTCACAGCGATTGCGATTGGTGCTGGTGTCGGTACAGTATTTTTAATTATTTAG
- a CDS encoding threonine/serine exporter family protein, protein MNMVFIVQFILSFFASFSFGIMFNIPRRHLVSSGITGAFGWVMFYLLNQTIGIDDLIANFVAAITMTSTAIFFTKRLQAPLIVFVTCGLIPLVPGGKAYESVRAVVENNYLESLETGFQAALISLSIAMGIIITEMIYELFKNIKKRISEI, encoded by the coding sequence ATGAACATGGTATTTATCGTACAATTTATACTTAGTTTTTTTGCATCATTTAGCTTCGGCATTATGTTTAATATCCCTAGAAGACATCTCGTATCAAGTGGTATCACAGGTGCTTTCGGGTGGGTCATGTTTTATCTTTTAAATCAGACAATTGGTATTGATGATTTAATCGCAAACTTTGTTGCCGCGATAACGATGACAAGTACAGCGATATTTTTCACTAAAAGATTACAAGCGCCACTCATCGTATTTGTGACGTGTGGTTTAATTCCCCTCGTTCCAGGAGGTAAAGCATATGAGTCAGTACGCGCAGTAGTTGAGAATAATTACTTAGAATCATTAGAAACGGGATTTCAAGCAGCGTTAATTTCTTTATCGATTGCGATGGGGATAATTATTACTGAAATGATTTATGAGTTATTTAAAAATATTAAAAAGAGGATTTCAGAAATATGA
- a CDS encoding glutaredoxin family protein, which yields MKLTLLMTPNCKLCDDAKLNLKHAIESFSNINYDEVDISTDDSLLEKYMIRVPVILHEDTIIQEGITDFFTIYEYIESVQA from the coding sequence ATGAAACTGACACTTCTCATGACACCAAATTGTAAATTATGTGACGATGCCAAGTTAAATTTAAAACACGCAATAGAAAGTTTTAGCAATATTAACTATGATGAGGTAGATATATCTACAGATGACAGTCTTCTTGAAAAGTATATGATTCGTGTCCCAGTGATTTTACACGAAGACACGATTATTCAAGAAGGTATTACTGATTTCTTTACGATATACGAGTATATTGAATCGGTTCAGGCGTGA
- a CDS encoding phosphoglycerate kinase, protein MMKATIKDLDLKGKTVLVRADFNVPLEDGKITNDKRITAALPTIKYIINAGGKVVLFSHLGRVKTEEDLETLSLLPVGNRLSEKLDQDVYFVNTTKGEELESAIEDLKNGEVLLVENTRFEDLDGKKESKNDEALGKYWASLGDIFVNDAFGTAHRSHASNVGISAHLPAVSGFLIEKEIEFLGEAVLNPKRPLVAILGGAKVSDKITVIESLLEKADKILIGGGMANTFLRAQGYDTGKSLVEEDKLDLAKSLLETGKDKLVLPVDVVTAKEFSNDTEYTVRDASEIEADEMALDIGPKTVEVFEEVLKDAKTVVWNGPMGVFEMSNFAKGTIKVCESLAKLEDAITIIGGGDSATAAEQLGFEEDFTHISTGGGASLEFLEGKELPGIKALNDK, encoded by the coding sequence ATTATGAAAGCAACTATTAAAGATCTAGATTTAAAAGGGAAGACTGTACTTGTACGTGCAGATTTTAACGTGCCGTTAGAAGACGGTAAAATCACAAACGATAAACGAATTACAGCTGCACTTCCTACAATTAAGTACATTATTAATGCAGGCGGTAAAGTTGTATTATTCTCTCACCTTGGACGTGTAAAAACAGAAGAAGACTTAGAAACATTATCATTATTACCAGTCGGTAATCGTCTAAGTGAAAAGTTAGACCAAGACGTATATTTTGTAAACACAACAAAAGGTGAAGAGTTAGAATCAGCAATTGAAGACTTAAAGAATGGAGAGGTACTTCTTGTAGAAAATACTCGTTTTGAAGATCTTGATGGTAAAAAAGAAAGTAAAAATGATGAAGCACTCGGTAAATACTGGGCATCACTTGGTGATATTTTTGTAAACGATGCGTTTGGTACAGCACATCGTTCTCACGCTTCAAACGTTGGAATTTCAGCACACTTACCAGCAGTATCTGGATTTTTAATTGAAAAAGAGATTGAATTTTTAGGAGAAGCAGTATTAAATCCTAAACGCCCACTCGTTGCGATTTTAGGTGGTGCAAAAGTATCAGATAAGATTACTGTAATTGAAAGCTTACTTGAAAAAGCAGATAAGATTTTAATTGGTGGCGGTATGGCGAACACGTTTTTACGTGCACAAGGCTATGACACAGGAAAGTCACTTGTCGAAGAAGATAAACTTGATCTTGCGAAATCATTACTTGAAACAGGCAAAGATAAGCTCGTCTTACCAGTTGACGTTGTTACAGCTAAAGAATTTAGTAATGACACAGAGTACACTGTAAGAGACGCTTCAGAAATTGAAGCAGATGAAATGGCGTTAGACATTGGACCGAAGACCGTCGAAGTCTTTGAAGAGGTACTTAAAGACGCAAAAACAGTTGTATGGAACGGACCAATGGGCGTCTTTGAAATGTCTAATTTCGCTAAAGGTACAATTAAAGTATGTGAATCACTTGCGAAGTTAGAAGATGCAATTACAATCATCGGTGGCGGTGATTCTGCAACAGCTGCAGAACAACTTGGTTTTGAAGAAGATTTCACACACATTTCTACTGGTGGCGGTGCGTCACTAGAATTTTTAGAAGGTAAAGAATTACCTGGTATTAAAGCACTAAATGATAAGTAA
- the tpiA gene encoding triose-phosphate isomerase, protein MRTPFIAGNWKMHKTVNEAEAFLKELLNKDLPSGVDAAICAPFIHLDRLVKGTNESIGIGAENGHFEDQGAFTGEVSIDSLSDLGVDYVIIGHSERREMFNETDEDVNKKVLKALEKDVIPIVCCGETLEERENNTYTEKITTQIEAAFKGVSESDAKKVVVAYEPIWAIGTGKSATSEDANLMCQLVRETIEKLFNKDVSEAVRIQYGGSVKPENVKEYMSEPHIDGALVGGASLEVESFVSLLEGAKNE, encoded by the coding sequence ATGCGTACACCATTTATTGCAGGAAATTGGAAGATGCACAAAACAGTTAATGAAGCAGAAGCGTTTTTAAAAGAATTACTAAATAAAGATTTACCGAGTGGAGTAGATGCGGCGATTTGTGCGCCGTTTATTCATCTCGATAGACTCGTCAAAGGAACAAATGAAAGTATTGGTATAGGTGCAGAAAATGGCCACTTTGAAGATCAAGGTGCATTTACTGGTGAAGTATCTATAGATAGCTTAAGTGATTTAGGTGTTGACTACGTCATTATCGGTCACTCAGAACGACGTGAAATGTTTAATGAAACAGATGAAGACGTCAATAAAAAAGTGTTAAAAGCACTAGAAAAAGATGTTATACCAATTGTTTGTTGTGGTGAAACGTTAGAAGAGCGTGAAAACAACACGTATACTGAAAAAATTACGACTCAAATTGAAGCAGCTTTTAAAGGTGTCAGTGAATCAGATGCTAAAAAAGTTGTCGTTGCGTACGAACCAATTTGGGCAATCGGTACAGGTAAAAGTGCGACAAGTGAAGACGCAAATTTAATGTGTCAACTTGTTCGTGAAACAATTGAAAAATTATTTAATAAAGACGTGAGTGAAGCGGTACGTATTCAATATGGTGGTTCTGTAAAACCAGAAAACGTTAAAGAGTATATGAGTGAACCTCACATTGACGGTGCACTTGTCGGTGGTGCGTCACTAGAAGTCGAAAGTTTTGTGTCACTATTAGAAGGTGCTAAAAATGAGTAA
- the gpmI gene encoding 2,3-bisphosphoglycerate-independent phosphoglycerate mutase codes for MSKPVGLIILDGFACREETFGNAVKQAKKPNFDRYIKEYPNNKLVACGEDVGLPKGQMGNSEVGHLNIGAGRIVYQSLTRINKSIESKEFYKNQTLNNAIDHALKNDSTLHVMGLLSDGGVHSHYDHMFEILKLAKDKGVKKAYVHGFLDGRDVDQQSALNYIDRAEEEFERIGLGEFKTISGRYYAMDRDKRYERTKKAHDAIHYGAGPLFKTARTGVEAAYDAEIYDEFVTPFIVGQKERFLKDNDSIIFYNFRPDRAVQLSKVFGEKDFDSFIVEPFENVKLTTFTNYDDSIEAEIVFEKEDLVNTIGEVVSNHGLTQLRIAETEKYPHVTYFMSGGRHEKFKNEERILVNSPKVATYDLKPEMSAYEVKDNALNRLKSGDLDVMILNFANPDMVGHSGQLGATIKAVETVDECLGEIVDEIISEGGVAVITADHGNADEVTQANGEPMTAHTTNLVPVIVTKNDVTVSEGRLADLAPTVLDLLGVDQPKEMTGKTLLK; via the coding sequence ATGAGTAAGCCAGTTGGTTTAATAATATTAGATGGTTTCGCGTGCCGTGAAGAAACTTTTGGTAACGCAGTAAAGCAAGCAAAAAAGCCGAATTTTGATCGTTATATAAAAGAATATCCGAACAATAAATTAGTCGCTTGTGGAGAAGACGTTGGACTACCAAAAGGTCAAATGGGTAACTCTGAAGTCGGGCATTTAAATATTGGTGCTGGACGTATCGTTTACCAAAGTCTAACGCGTATTAATAAATCGATTGAGTCTAAAGAATTTTATAAAAATCAAACTTTAAACAACGCGATTGACCACGCGTTAAAAAATGATAGCACACTCCATGTGATGGGACTACTTTCAGATGGCGGTGTACATTCCCATTACGATCATATGTTTGAGATTTTAAAACTCGCAAAAGATAAAGGTGTAAAAAAAGCGTACGTTCATGGATTTTTAGATGGACGAGACGTGGACCAGCAATCTGCATTAAATTATATTGATAGAGCTGAAGAAGAGTTTGAAAGAATAGGTTTAGGTGAATTTAAAACTATTTCAGGACGTTACTACGCAATGGATAGAGATAAACGTTATGAGCGTACTAAAAAGGCACATGACGCAATTCACTACGGTGCAGGACCATTGTTTAAAACGGCACGTACTGGTGTAGAAGCAGCATACGATGCAGAAATTTACGATGAATTTGTCACACCATTTATCGTTGGACAAAAAGAAAGATTTTTAAAAGATAACGATTCGATTATTTTTTACAACTTTAGACCTGACCGTGCAGTACAACTATCAAAAGTGTTTGGAGAAAAAGATTTTGATTCTTTCATCGTAGAACCATTTGAAAATGTTAAACTTACAACGTTTACAAACTATGACGATAGTATTGAGGCAGAAATTGTATTTGAAAAAGAAGATTTAGTAAATACGATTGGTGAAGTTGTTTCGAATCATGGGTTAACACAGCTTCGTATCGCTGAGACTGAAAAGTATCCCCACGTTACATATTTTATGTCTGGTGGGCGTCATGAGAAGTTTAAAAATGAAGAAAGAATTCTCGTTAATTCACCAAAAGTTGCGACGTATGACTTAAAACCAGAGATGAGTGCTTATGAGGTTAAAGATAATGCTTTAAACCGATTGAAATCAGGGGATTTAGACGTCATGATTCTTAATTTTGCGAACCCTGATATGGTTGGTCATAGTGGTCAATTAGGTGCTACAATTAAAGCAGTAGAAACGGTTGATGAATGTCTTGGAGAAATTGTCGATGAAATCATTTCCGAAGGCGGTGTTGCTGTAATTACAGCTGACCACGGTAATGCTGACGAAGTTACTCAAGCAAACGGTGAACCGATGACGGCACATACTACTAACTTAGTGCCAGTCATTGTTACGAAAAATGATGTGACAGTGAGTGAAGGAAGACTTGCAGATTTAGCACCGACGGTTCTTGACTTGCTTGGAGTCGATCAACCAAAAGAAATGACGGGTAAAACTTTATTAAAATAA
- the eno gene encoding phosphopyruvate hydratase — translation MPKIIDIYAREVLDSRGNPTVEVEVLTETGAFGRAIVPSGASTGEYEAVELRDGGDRYLGKGVTQAVENVNDIIAPEIIEGEFSVLEQVSLDKVLIALDGTDNKAKLGANAILGVSMATAHAAANYLGQPLYKYLGGFNATELPVPMMNIINGGEHADNNVDIQEFMIMPVGAKTFKKALQMGAEVFHELKKVLQDKGLQTSVGDEGGFAPNLDSNEEALETLIKAIEGAGFTPGEDILLAMDVASSEFYNADTKTYELKGEGKSFSASELVDWYVQLCDKYPIVSIEDGLDENDWDGHKELTEKLGSKVQLVGDDLFVTNTEKLKAGIEQGVGNSILIKVNQIGTLTETFEAIEMANRAGYTAVISHRSGETEDTTIADIAVAVNAGQIKTGAPSRTDRVAKYNQLLRIEDELFETAVYKGKDAFFNLK, via the coding sequence ATGCCTAAAATTATTGATATTTATGCACGTGAAGTATTAGATTCAAGAGGAAATCCAACAGTTGAGGTTGAAGTGTTAACGGAAACAGGCGCATTTGGCCGTGCAATTGTACCATCTGGTGCTTCAACGGGTGAATATGAAGCTGTAGAACTTCGTGATGGTGGAGATCGTTATCTCGGAAAAGGTGTCACTCAAGCAGTAGAAAATGTAAATGACATTATCGCACCTGAAATTATTGAAGGAGAATTCTCAGTACTAGAACAAGTATCTCTAGACAAAGTGTTAATTGCTTTAGACGGCACTGATAACAAAGCAAAACTTGGAGCTAACGCAATTCTTGGAGTGTCTATGGCAACAGCACATGCTGCGGCAAACTATTTAGGACAACCACTTTATAAATATCTTGGTGGATTTAATGCAACAGAATTACCTGTTCCAATGATGAATATTATTAACGGTGGAGAACACGCAGATAATAACGTGGATATTCAAGAGTTTATGATTATGCCTGTTGGAGCAAAAACATTTAAAAAAGCACTTCAAATGGGCGCAGAAGTATTCCACGAGTTAAAGAAAGTACTTCAAGACAAAGGGCTTCAAACGTCAGTTGGTGACGAAGGTGGATTTGCACCAAACTTAGACTCTAACGAAGAAGCACTTGAAACGTTAATTAAAGCAATTGAAGGTGCAGGATTTACTCCAGGTGAAGACATTCTATTAGCAATGGACGTCGCGTCAAGTGAATTCTACAATGCTGACACAAAAACTTACGAGTTAAAAGGTGAAGGTAAATCATTTAGCGCATCAGAACTTGTCGATTGGTACGTACAGTTATGCGACAAGTACCCAATTGTTTCAATTGAAGACGGATTAGATGAAAACGACTGGGACGGTCATAAAGAATTAACTGAAAAACTAGGATCTAAAGTACAACTTGTTGGAGATGACTTATTCGTTACGAATACTGAAAAGTTAAAAGCAGGTATTGAGCAAGGTGTGGGTAACTCTATCCTAATTAAAGTAAACCAAATCGGTACGTTAACTGAAACATTTGAAGCAATTGAAATGGCAAATCGCGCAGGCTACACTGCAGTAATCTCACACCGTTCAGGTGAAACAGAAGATACGACAATCGCAGATATCGCGGTTGCAGTAAACGCAGGTCAAATTAAAACAGGTGCGCCGTCACGTACTGACCGTGTGGCAAAATACAATCAGTTACTAAGAATTGAAGATGAATTATTCGAAACAGCAGTATACAAAGGAAAAGACGCGTTTTTCAACTTAAAATAA
- the secG gene encoding preprotein translocase subunit SecG, with protein MYTALIVLLIIVCISLIAVVLLQSGKSAGLSGAISGGAEQLFGKQKARGMDLFLHRTTVVLSVLFFLIMILLTYVG; from the coding sequence ATGTATACAGCTTTAATTGTATTACTGATCATTGTGTGCATTTCACTTATCGCGGTCGTTTTACTCCAGTCAGGTAAGAGTGCTGGACTATCAGGTGCTATAAGTGGTGGTGCAGAACAGCTCTTTGGTAAACAAAAAGCAAGAGGTATGGATTTATTCCTACACAGAACTACAGTAGTTTTATCTGTATTGTTCTTTTTAATCATGATTTTATTAACATATGTTGGATAA
- a CDS encoding alpha/beta hydrolase gives MKVRLPGDFSFSEGTKDYAVLLLHGFTGNTSDVRQLGRFLEKKEIPSYSFNYEGHAEKPEKILQSSPYVWYKQALEKYDELKDKGYEKIYVVGLSIGGVLALKLSIDRDVEAVSTVCSPMFLKTEEELLNNFKTYARNFKKRFEGKEEGEIETEIENYSDLSVFTDIKRIIESTREQLIEVDCPIFIAQGKKDNVINPKSADIIYDEVDSENKEFKVYENSGHVLPIDNDKEAFFEDYYEFLKDNI, from the coding sequence ATGAAAGTTAGATTACCTGGAGATTTTTCATTTAGTGAAGGTACTAAAGATTATGCGGTACTTTTACTTCATGGATTTACAGGAAATACATCAGATGTAAGACAACTCGGTAGATTTTTAGAAAAGAAAGAAATCCCGAGCTATTCATTTAATTATGAGGGACATGCAGAAAAACCTGAGAAAATTTTACAATCGTCTCCATATGTATGGTACAAGCAAGCATTAGAAAAATATGATGAGCTAAAAGATAAAGGCTATGAAAAAATATATGTCGTTGGCTTATCAATTGGTGGGGTACTTGCGTTAAAGTTATCCATTGACCGAGATGTCGAGGCAGTGTCAACAGTATGTTCTCCAATGTTTTTAAAAACTGAAGAAGAGTTACTTAATAACTTTAAAACATATGCAAGAAATTTTAAAAAACGTTTTGAAGGTAAAGAAGAAGGGGAAATTGAAACAGAGATTGAAAACTACTCGGACTTATCAGTATTTACTGACATTAAACGTATTATTGAAAGTACACGTGAACAATTGATAGAAGTAGACTGTCCGATTTTTATAGCTCAAGGTAAAAAAGATAATGTAATCAACCCTAAAAGTGCGGATATTATCTACGATGAGGTAGATAGTGAAAATAAAGAATTTAAAGTTTATGAAAATTCTGGTCACGTGTTACCAATTGATAATGACAAAGAGGCGTTTTTTGAGGATTATTACGAATTCTTAAAAGACAATATTTAG